The Dehalococcoidia bacterium genome segment TTTCTTCCCCCAAAATCGATTATCTGTTCCATCCTCGTTCCGTGGCTATCGTAGGGGCCTCATCCAGTCCACTCCGGCTGTCTAATCTCATGTTCCAGCAACCGCTGCTGGCCTCAGGATATTCCGGAGAGATTTATTTTATATCACTGACCGAGGATGAGATCATGGGGAGGGCTGCCTATCGCAGCATTCTGGATGCACCCGGTCCAGTGGACCACGTGATCGTCATCATACCCGCTTCGGCAACCCCTCAATTGATGAAGGACTGTGCCCAAAAGGGTGTCCGGCTGGTAACGTTTTATACCGCCGGATTCGGGGAAACAGCCAACCAGGAGGGACTAAGGTTACAACACGAAATCCTGACCATCGCCGCCAAGGCTGGTATCCGCATATTGGGGCCCAATTGCCTGGGCATCTACTGTCCCGAAACCGGGCTGAGTTTCGCCTCTGATTTTTCCAACATCAGCGGTTCCGCCGGCCTGTTTTGCCAGAGCGGAGGCAATACGTTGATACTGATCGATGAGTGTGAATCGAGAGGGGTTCACTTCAGCAAAGCCATCAGCTATGGAAACGCATCTGACCTCAACGAGTCGGATCTACTGGAATACCTGGCCGATGACCCCAATACCAGCGTCATTGGTGCCTATGTGGAAGGATTACGCGATGCGCCCCGGTTCTTCGATCTGTTGAAAAAAACGGCCCCCAACAAGCCGGTTATCGTGGCCAAGGGAGGAATGACAGAGGCCGGCGCCCAGATAGCGTCTTCGCATACCGCCTCACTTGCCGGAACTGCCGGTATGTGGGAGGTTCTGAGCAAGCAAACCGGTGTGATCCTCGCCTCCAGCATGGAAGAGATAGCCGACCTGCTCACCACTTTCACCTTCCTGCCCCCGATCCAAAATAACCGCGTCGGAATCATCGCCACCGGAGGCGGTATCAGTGTGTTTGCCGCCGACTCGTGCGTCAGAGCCGGCTTGCAGGTCCCCCAGTATTCCGAGGCATTGAAAAACGAGTTGAGACAATTCATGCCGATGGCCGGCAGCATATTCAGAAATCCCCTCGATGTCTACACCCCAGAGCTTTACTCCAGAGTGATTCAGGTAGTGGCTCAGTCCGATGAGATCGATTTCTTTCTCATCGACGTCGATCCCCGAATTGCACATCCCTATATTTCCCGAGATGCCTATGACCAACAGGCAGAGAGTATTATCGAAAGTCTGGGTCACTC includes the following:
- a CDS encoding CoA-binding protein, with the protein product MASEVNNLTQSGTLISSPKIDYLFHPRSVAIVGASSSPLRLSNLMFQQPLLASGYSGEIYFISLTEDEIMGRAAYRSILDAPGPVDHVIVIIPASATPQLMKDCAQKGVRLVTFYTAGFGETANQEGLRLQHEILTIAAKAGIRILGPNCLGIYCPETGLSFASDFSNISGSAGLFCQSGGNTLILIDECESRGVHFSKAISYGNASDLNESDLLEYLADDPNTSVIGAYVEGLRDAPRFFDLLKKTAPNKPVIVAKGGMTEAGAQIASSHTASLAGTAGMWEVLSKQTGVILASSMEEIADLLTTFTFLPPIQNNRVGIIATGGGISVFAADSCVRAGLQVPQYSEALKNELRQFMPMAGSIFRNPLDVYTPELYSRVIQVVAQSDEIDFFLIDVDPRIAHPYISRDAYDQQAESIIESLGHSSKPTAVVINPDPRPQLAGDRHELSQRYTRAGLPVYPCIDRAARAIAKFIDYHQHWGVDNSQINAINQNLAPQIGDIL